A genomic window from Punica granatum isolate Tunisia-2019 chromosome 2, ASM765513v2, whole genome shotgun sequence includes:
- the LOC116196435 gene encoding inter-alpha-trypsin inhibitor heavy chain H3, with translation MSAEDFIKSVDDGIRLSKRLYFGKDRAVAPPKTPPPMERSLQSYLPSSPMVYAVIPDPSIVDNPDIPSYQPHVYGRSDPPALIPLQMNSVELKADCYLDTAFVSVSGTWRVHCVMGSKSCDCRIAVPMGEQGSILGVEVTISRKSYCTQFIPIEEKKDIDKAARVEDGGFLKAHIFTLKVPQVDGGSNISIKICWSQKLLFSDGQYTLNVPFTFPEYVIPAGKKLSKKERIEVNVDAGTESEVLCKTTSHPLKELRRKVGNLGFLYEAEVLSWSNADLNFSYTVSSSHIIGNVLVQSPSLYDVDQREMFCLYLLPGNQKSSKLLRKDVVFVVDISGSMKGKLLEDTKNALSASLHKLGPEDSFAIIAFNSEVYQSSMSLELATPEAIDRATQWIEINFVPGDGTNILNPLNKAVEMLSDCRGSVPIIFLITDGTVEDERHICDVMKSKVLNGRSTHPQIFTFGIGTFCNHHFLRMLATIGRGQYDAAYDVDMIDLRMEALFSRAASTILTDIAIEPLEDLEIEMYPSRIPDLSSAFPLTVFGRYNGRLPDQLKVTGTLADSSTHVIDLHIHKAKDIPLDKVCAKPQIDQLTAQSWLSEDKLLEEKVTKLSMQNSVASEFTRMILQETNEGTKATETSGSEKDPKGAQKKTIVLRNLCVGFGNLQATNENVPPGAEQVKLPEAAEILVKAASNCCGKIFTHCCCMCCIQCCSRLNDQFVIVLTQLCSALACLGCFECCTQICCGGHDG, from the exons ATGTCAGCGGAGGACTTCATCAAATCGGTGGATGATGGGATCCGCCTCTCGAAGCGGCTCTACTTTGGGAAAGACCGGGCGGTGGCCCCGCCCAAGACCCCGCCACCCATGGAGAGGTCGCTGCAGTCTTACCTGCCCTCCTCTCCGATGGTCTATGCCGTCATCCCCGACCCGTCCATCGTGGATAACCCCGACATCCCGAGCTACCAGCCCCATGTCTACGGGCGGTCCGATCCCCCTGCCCTGATCCCCCTTCAGATGAACAGCGTCGAGCTTAAGGCCGACTGCTACCTGGACACCGCCTTCGTATCTGTCTCTGGGACGTGGCGGGTGCACTGTGTCATGGGCAGCAAGTCCTGCGATTGCCGTATCGCGGTCCCTATGGGCGAGCAG GGTTCAATTCTAGGTGTTGAAGTGACTATCTCCAGGAAGTCATACTGCACGCAATTCATACCCATTGAAGAGAAGAAGGATATCGACAAGGcagctcgagtagaggatgggGGCTTTCTCAAAGCTCACATATTTACCTTAAAAGTCCCTCAG GTAGATGGGGGTTCTAATATTTCGATCAAGATTTGCTGGTCTCAGAAGTTGCTATTTAGTGATGGTCAGTATACTTTGAATGTGCCATTTACCTTTCCCGAATATGTTATCCCTGCTGGGAAGAAACTctccaaaaaagaaaggataGAGGTGAACGTGGATGCTGGAACAGAAAGCGAAGTTTTGTGCAAGACAACGAGCCATCCTTTGAAG GAATTGAGGCGGAAAGTGGGAAATTTGGGATTCTTATATGAAGCAGAAGTTCTTTCATGGTCTAATGCCGATCTTAACTTCTCATATACC GTCTCTTCAAGTCATATAATTGGCAATGTGCTCGTGCAATCTCCATCATTGTATGATGTTGATCAAAGAGAAATGTTTTGTCTTTACCTTCTCCCTGGAAACCAAAAGAGTAGCAAG TTGCTTAGAAAGGATGTCGTATTTGTTGTTGATATAAGTGGCAGTATGAAGGGAAAGCTACTGGAGGACACAAAGAATGCTCTATCTGCATCTCTCCATAAGCTTGGGCCTGAAGATTCATTTGCGATAATAGCTTTTAATTCTGAGGTTTACCAGTCGTCGATGTCCTTGGAATTGGCTACTCCTGAAGCAATTGATAGGGCTACCCAGTGGATAGAGATAAACTTTGTCCCAGGGGATGGTACAAATATCTTGAATCCTCTAAACAAG GCAGTAGAGATGCTATCAGATTGTCGCGGTTCTGTTCCAATTATCTTCCTGATCACAGATGGGACTGTGGAAGATGAGCGACATATTTGCGATGTGATGAAAAGTAAAGTATTGAATGGAAGATCAACACATCCCCAAATATTCACTTTTGGCATAG GTACATTCTGTAATCATCATTTCCTTAGGATGCTTGCAACTATAGGCAGGGGCCAATACGATGCTGCATATGATGTAG ATATGATTGATCTTCGAATGGAAGCACTTTTTTCGAGAGCGGCATCAACGATTCTTACAGATATTGCCATTGAGCCACTGGAGGATCTAGAGATTGAG ATGTACCCTTCTCGTATCCCTGATCTATCATCGGCGTTCCCTTTGACTGTGTTCGGCAGATACAATGGTCGTTTGCCTGATCAGCTTAAAGTCACTGGCACTTTAGCAGATTCAAGTActcatgtgatagatttgcaTATTCACAAGGCAAAGGACATTCCTCTCGACAAG GTATGTGCGAAGCCACAGATCGATCAGCTCACAGCTCAGTCATGGTTATCAGAAGATAAGTTGCTTGAAGAGAAg GTCACAAAGCTTAGCATGCAAAACAGTGTTGCTTCAGAGTTTACCCGTATGATCCTGCAAGAGACCAATGAAGGAACGAAAGCCACAGAAACATCTGGATCAGAGAAG GACCCCAAAGGAGCACAGAAGAAGACCATCGTCCTCAGAAACCTTTGCGTTGGGTTCGGAAACTTACAGGCGACCAATGAGAACGTACCGCCCGGGGCAGAACAAGTGAAGCTGCCCGAGGCAGCAGAGATCTTAGTGAAGGCGGCTTCTAACTGCTGCGGGAAAATCTTCACCCACTGCTGCTGCATGTGCTGCATACAGTGCTGCTCCCGACTTAATGACCAGTTCGTGATTGTTCTGACTCAGCTCTGCAGCGCTCTCGCTTGCTTAGGGTGCTTTGAGTGTTGCACTCAGATCTGCTGTGGAGGGCACGATGGATAA